A portion of the Oxynema aestuarii AP17 genome contains these proteins:
- a CDS encoding CIS tube protein, which translates to MQLQKAQLISQDGGGTIEFMFNPNQLAFSQQINLTKENGARTGRGLPKVNFAYPEPVTLTVNDLWFDTHEQGTSVLEPLSQFAKAVNFIEGAPDTEKRPPTFVFTWGQHQFIRCFVTKLDYTLMLFLPDGTPVRAKVNLTLEEIDESTTQPGMGTPQPSASQRQRDSMTNRRSQRRSTSR; encoded by the coding sequence ATGCAACTGCAAAAAGCCCAACTCATATCCCAAGATGGCGGTGGCACCATCGAATTCATGTTCAACCCCAACCAACTCGCCTTCTCCCAACAAATCAACCTCACCAAAGAAAACGGCGCCCGCACCGGGAGAGGCTTACCCAAAGTCAACTTTGCCTATCCCGAACCCGTCACCCTCACCGTCAACGACCTCTGGTTCGACACCCACGAACAAGGCACCAGCGTCCTCGAACCCCTCAGCCAATTCGCCAAAGCCGTCAACTTCATCGAAGGCGCCCCCGACACCGAAAAACGCCCCCCCACCTTCGTCTTCACCTGGGGTCAACACCAATTTATTCGCTGCTTCGTCACCAAACTCGACTACACCTTAATGCTCTTTCTCCCCGACGGCACCCCCGTACGAGCCAAAGTCAACCTCACCCTAGAAGAAATCGACGAATCCACCACCCAACCCGGTATGGGAACCCCCCAACCCAGCGCCAGCCAACGCCAACGCGACAGCATGACCAACCGACGCAGCCAACGCCGCTCCACCTCCCGATAA
- a CDS encoding phage tail protein, producing MAKSKNRQYNHANFVTDNRFYVEIDSAIAASFSECSGLSIQVDKETFFEGGVNDQQRILLKQAKFDDITLKRGITNDLTFWEWMNKILSTGAKERRNINILVFNQAGETMQRWTLIGAVPVGWKTPSLQASGNSVAIEELTLAYEGLKVVANPSGSGGATKVKRDSLGYFSGS from the coding sequence ATGGCTAAGAGTAAAAATCGACAATATAATCATGCAAACTTCGTTACAGACAATCGATTTTATGTAGAAATAGATAGCGCGATCGCCGCTTCCTTTAGTGAATGTTCGGGATTGAGTATCCAGGTTGATAAAGAAACATTTTTTGAAGGAGGAGTCAACGACCAACAACGAATTTTGCTCAAACAAGCAAAATTTGATGACATCACTCTTAAAAGAGGAATTACCAACGATTTAACCTTTTGGGAATGGATGAATAAAATCTTATCGACAGGGGCAAAAGAACGACGGAACATTAACATTTTAGTCTTCAATCAAGCCGGGGAAACCATGCAGCGATGGACCTTAATCGGGGCCGTACCCGTCGGATGGAAAACCCCCTCATTGCAAGCGAGTGGAAATTCCGTGGCGATCGAAGAATTGACCCTCGCTTATGAAGGATTGAAAGTCGTCGCCAACCCCTCCGGAAGTGGAGGCGCCACCAAAGTTAAACGAGATTCCCTAGGCTATTTCTCCGGAAGTTAA
- a CDS encoding VgrG-related protein, which translates to MPVTYVAEPILKINGQTASSTLIEDLLQVSVEESLHLPAFFTLVIKNDYFSGRSDEQPWRHQNLFEIGTPIQIGFGSSTTEAPEFEDEQRDTIFDGEVTAIETHFTSESQAPIVIRGYDYSHRLHRGRYNRSFQNMTDSDIVNKIMGEVGIRSGTIDQTREPHEYIFQENQTNMEFLRERAARNGFELFVQDGKLNFRKPAKNSTLQLKWLEDVHSFRVRVSSAEQVSNVEVRGWDYTQKRAIVETASREQILTENQYGRGSKTSRNFKGQPPTPTAVVVNQPVYSNQEATNIAQAICNELGGEFVHADAQSEGNPEIRPGKVVKLQNLGKYSGEYYITETRHLFQERVYTTEFSVRGLRGGDLLATLAPAKTIEPGQSLLIGLVTDNQDEQGWGRVRVKFPTLTEEHQSHWARVVNIGGGPQRGFHCLPEINDEVLVGFEHGDIHRPFVIGGLWNGKDKPPHTTHDTVQGGKVRLRTLQTRTGHTLQFVEEDQGSSHKGIYLTSVYGHHLYLNDTEQYIEIKTNNGHQVRLDDKNKKVLIKTQNGHSYELNDQNRKISIESVGQIDMNAPQKITLTVGGSSIEIAPSGIKIQTSASINIQGLNTDVKGTTSVNVQGMTANLKGTTANVQAGTVGISGGMVRINS; encoded by the coding sequence ATGCCAGTCACTTACGTTGCCGAACCGATCTTGAAAATTAACGGTCAAACCGCCTCCAGCACTTTGATCGAAGATCTCCTGCAAGTCAGCGTTGAAGAAAGCCTTCACCTTCCCGCCTTCTTTACCCTCGTCATCAAAAACGACTACTTTTCCGGTCGCTCCGACGAACAACCCTGGCGCCACCAAAACTTATTTGAAATCGGCACCCCAATCCAAATCGGCTTCGGGTCGAGTACCACCGAAGCGCCAGAATTCGAGGACGAACAACGCGACACCATCTTTGACGGCGAAGTCACCGCCATTGAAACCCACTTCACCAGCGAATCCCAGGCACCCATTGTCATTCGCGGTTACGACTACTCCCATCGCCTCCATCGCGGACGCTACAACCGCTCCTTTCAAAACATGACCGACAGCGATATCGTCAACAAAATCATGGGTGAAGTCGGCATTCGCTCCGGAACCATCGACCAAACCCGGGAGCCTCACGAATATATCTTTCAAGAAAACCAAACCAACATGGAATTCTTGCGCGAACGCGCCGCCCGCAACGGTTTCGAGCTATTCGTGCAAGATGGCAAACTCAACTTTCGCAAACCCGCCAAAAACTCCACCCTCCAACTCAAATGGCTAGAAGACGTCCACAGCTTCCGCGTGCGCGTCAGCAGTGCCGAACAAGTGAGCAACGTTGAAGTGAGAGGATGGGATTATACACAAAAACGGGCGATCGTCGAAACCGCCAGCCGCGAACAAATCCTCACCGAAAACCAATACGGTCGAGGCTCCAAAACCAGCAGAAACTTTAAAGGGCAACCCCCAACCCCCACCGCCGTCGTCGTCAACCAACCCGTTTACTCCAATCAAGAAGCCACCAATATCGCCCAAGCCATCTGTAACGAACTCGGCGGCGAATTCGTCCACGCCGACGCCCAAAGCGAAGGCAACCCCGAAATCCGACCCGGAAAAGTCGTCAAACTCCAAAACCTCGGTAAATATAGCGGCGAATACTACATCACCGAAACCCGCCACCTCTTTCAAGAACGGGTTTACACCACCGAATTTAGCGTGCGCGGACTGCGCGGCGGCGACCTCCTCGCCACCCTCGCCCCCGCCAAAACCATCGAACCCGGACAAAGCTTACTCATCGGTCTCGTCACCGACAACCAAGACGAACAAGGATGGGGTCGAGTCCGCGTCAAATTCCCCACCCTCACCGAAGAACACCAAAGTCACTGGGCCCGCGTCGTCAACATCGGCGGCGGACCCCAACGCGGCTTTCACTGCTTACCAGAAATCAACGATGAAGTCCTCGTCGGCTTCGAGCATGGCGACATTCACCGCCCCTTTGTCATCGGCGGATTGTGGAACGGAAAAGACAAACCCCCCCACACAACCCACGACACCGTACAGGGTGGAAAAGTCCGTTTGCGAACCCTTCAAACTCGCACCGGACATACCTTGCAATTCGTCGAAGAAGACCAAGGAAGCAGCCACAAAGGGATTTATTTAACCAGCGTTTACGGACATCACCTTTATCTCAACGACACCGAACAATATATTGAAATTAAGACTAACAATGGTCATCAGGTTCGTTTAGACGATAAAAATAAAAAAGTTTTAATTAAAACCCAAAACGGTCATAGTTACGAACTTAACGACCAAAATCGTAAAATTTCCATTGAATCGGTCGGACAAATAGACATGAACGCCCCGCAAAAAATCACCTTAACTGTTGGAGGCAGCAGCATTGAAATTGCCCCAAGCGGAATTAAAATTCAAACCAGTGCCTCGATTAATATTCAAGGCTTAAATACCGACGTTAAAGGAACGACAAGTGTTAACGTTCAAGGCATGACCGCCAACTTAAAAGGTACGACCGCCAACGTCCAAGCTGGCACCGTGGGAATTAGTGGCGGTATGGTGAGAATTAATTCCTAA
- a CDS encoding eCIS core domain-containing protein: MKTRAHEIQKKSRSQQSATNISTQLQSRPFAVQTQSSPESEEEHSPDRGDRVEPLSHNLSEIAIVPSATHTAPIQTKLTVGPPNDQYEQEADRVAAQVVNQISNANSASATQRKPIQRQSPRPGMGEEETKGPIPGAAEEDEIQPKSLVQRQSPRPGMGEEETKGPIPGAAEEDEIQPKSLVQRQSPRPGMGEEETKGPIPGAAEEDEIQPKSLVQRRTNAKGTADENIEQSIEQTRGSGQPLEDNVRAPMENAFGANFGGVRIHNNAQSDNLNKSLQARAFTTGQDIHFSQGAYNPNSKSGQELLAHELTHVVQQSGGALQTKGEEGAKVSRKK; encoded by the coding sequence ATGAAAACCCGAGCGCACGAAATCCAAAAAAAATCGCGATCGCAACAGTCCGCGACCAATATTTCCACTCAATTGCAATCGCGTCCTTTTGCCGTTCAAACCCAGTCTTCTCCCGAGTCAGAAGAGGAGCATTCCCCAGATCGAGGCGATCGCGTCGAACCATTATCTCACAATTTAAGTGAGATCGCGATCGTGCCTTCCGCGACCCACACCGCTCCCATCCAAACGAAATTAACCGTCGGCCCCCCCAACGACCAATACGAACAAGAAGCCGACCGCGTCGCCGCTCAAGTCGTCAATCAAATTAGTAACGCCAATTCAGCCAGCGCCACCCAGCGCAAACCCATTCAACGTCAATCTCCCCGCCCCGGAATGGGTGAAGAAGAGACAAAAGGTCCCATCCCCGGAGCGGCGGAAGAAGATGAAATTCAACCTAAATCTTTAGTTCAACGTCAATCTCCCCGCCCCGGAATGGGTGAAGAAGAGACAAAAGGTCCCATCCCCGGAGCGGCGGAAGAAGATGAAATTCAACCTAAATCTTTAGTTCAACGTCAATCTCCCCGCCCCGGAATGGGTGAAGAAGAGACAAAAGGTCCCATCCCCGGAGCGGCGGAAGAAGATGAAATTCAACCTAAATCTTTAGTTCAACGTCGCACCAATGCCAAAGGAACGGCGGATGAAAACATCGAACAATCTATCGAGCAAACACGGGGAAGCGGACAACCCCTAGAAGACAACGTACGCGCTCCGATGGAAAACGCTTTTGGTGCTAATTTCGGTGGCGTTCGGATTCATAATAACGCCCAGTCGGACAATTTGAATAAATCTTTACAAGCTCGCGCTTTTACGACCGGACAAGATATCCATTTCAGCCAAGGGGCTTACAATCCCAATAGTAAAAGCGGTCAGGAATTACTCGCTCACGAGTTAACCCACGTCGTCCAACAAAGTGGTGGAGCGCTGCAAACGAAAGGAGAAGAGGGGGCAAAAGTTTCCAGAAAAAAGTGA
- a CDS encoding PAAR domain-containing protein, producing the protein MFPAARLTDLTATGDLITGPGMPNVLIGGLPAACVGDLVSGPYLTSGAVVAGAFTVLIGGRPAARMTSNVAGITVATGIPTPATTVVAKGQPNVLIGDNPAAGIAAAAAVGGAAAAAQAQAAASQAAGAAKQQQAQMQAQMEQQAQQQQLEEERLKREDPEAYEQKMREREQQNQQFQGF; encoded by the coding sequence ATGTTTCCAGCCGCAAGATTAACCGACTTAACCGCTACCGGAGATCTAATTACCGGACCGGGAATGCCCAACGTCCTCATTGGCGGACTGCCCGCCGCTTGTGTCGGGGATTTAGTCTCCGGACCGTACTTGACCAGTGGCGCCGTAGTCGCCGGAGCCTTTACCGTCCTCATTGGCGGACGTCCGGCAGCACGTATGACCTCCAATGTCGCCGGGATTACCGTCGCCACGGGGATTCCCACCCCCGCCACGACCGTCGTCGCCAAAGGTCAGCCCAACGTGTTGATTGGCGACAATCCCGCCGCAGGGATTGCGGCGGCGGCGGCGGTGGGTGGTGCAGCAGCAGCCGCCCAAGCCCAAGCGGCAGCCTCCCAAGCGGCAGGGGCAGCAAAGCAACAACAAGCCCAAATGCAAGCGCAGATGGAGCAACAAGCCCAACAACAACAATTAGAAGAGGAACGGTTGAAACGGGAAGACCCGGAAGCTTACGAGCAAAAGATGCGAGAACGGGAGCAACAAAATCAACAATTCCAGGGATTTTAG
- a CDS encoding Nif11-like leader peptide family natural product precursor, which translates to MAQEEVVRLFREAQTNPMLKAQVNAAPDLEAFVSLARELGYDFTLEEWKAATGFQVEEFESELSEIPGI; encoded by the coding sequence ATGGCACAAGAAGAAGTCGTCCGCCTCTTCCGCGAGGCGCAAACCAATCCCATGTTAAAAGCTCAAGTGAATGCAGCTCCAGATTTGGAAGCTTTTGTCAGCCTCGCCCGGGAGTTGGGATACGATTTTACCCTAGAAGAATGGAAGGCCGCAACGGGTTTCCAAGTTGAAGAATTTGAATCAGAATTGTCTGAAATTCCGGGAATTTAA
- a CDS encoding GPW/gp25 family protein, translating into MSDRPHEASEDYLGTGWSFPLKVNLQGSIQLSSSSTNIEESIRIILGTRLGERVYRPNFGSRLSELVFAPMNTQTLLLIRLYVEEAIQMWEPRVVLEGVFTEPDPIRGRVDITIKYHPKDSYDSRSIIYGFYLLPPMSAP; encoded by the coding sequence ATGAGCGATCGCCCGCATGAAGCCTCTGAAGATTACCTAGGAACGGGATGGTCTTTCCCGTTAAAAGTTAACCTTCAGGGAAGCATTCAACTGAGCAGTAGCAGTACCAATATTGAGGAATCGATTCGGATTATCTTAGGCACGCGGTTGGGAGAACGGGTCTACCGACCTAATTTCGGTTCGCGGCTGTCGGAACTGGTGTTCGCGCCGATGAATACCCAAACCCTATTGCTGATTCGTTTGTATGTCGAAGAAGCGATCCAAATGTGGGAACCGCGCGTAGTTCTCGAAGGGGTCTTTACCGAGCCGGATCCGATTCGAGGGCGCGTCGATATTACGATTAAATATCATCCGAAAGACAGCTACGATTCCCGCAGTATTATTTATGGTTTTTATCTATTACCTCCCATGAGCGCGCCGTAG
- a CDS encoding ATP-binding protein, with protein sequence MASIDAPATPDWYRANHRYLMAAIARVRHGLNRRIEQQENPQQVGDPDAIALPELEAIEPPAALDRLAQLFDLSAFERDLLILCAGLEFDGSWGSLCARAQGNSHKTYPTLSLALAVLPEANWAALTPAAPLRRWRLIEIGAGHALTASPLRIDERILHYLAGIEQGEERLVGIAQELPSAGALVPSHQEIARQMAIAWMSASQEGRRLPILQLCGADSSTKRAIAVRTCEDLGLKLHAIAADALPNEMAQLNLIRCLCEREWLLGDRALTIECDRVDLQEWTKEGAIARFIEALDCPVILSSRDRFCGLNAPLMSFDIYPPSYDEQRVLWRTVLGETLPEPNGGIEHLISHFTLTSDGIQSAYLKARSLDRHSGEDDGDRGDRFQQQLWQVCRVQARPRLDELAQRIDSAATWDDLILPDKERKVLREIAAHVRQRAKVYETWGFASKSRRGLGIGALFAGASGTGKTMAAEVLAGELKLDVYRIDLSSVVSKYIGETEKNLRRVFDAAEGGGAILLFDEADALFGKRSEVKDSHDRHANIEVSYLLQRMEAYRGLAILTTNLKSSLDQAFLRRLRFVVQFPFPDANQRAEIWQRIFPRETPTEGLDFVKLSRLSVAGGNIRNIALNAAFLAAEANEPVRMQHLLQAAKSEYTKMERPLTDVEVKGWV encoded by the coding sequence ATGGCTTCGATCGATGCACCCGCTACTCCGGATTGGTATCGAGCCAACCACCGCTACTTAATGGCGGCGATCGCCCGGGTGCGCCACGGTTTGAACCGTCGGATCGAACAGCAGGAAAACCCGCAACAGGTCGGCGATCCAGACGCGATCGCCCTCCCTGAGTTGGAGGCGATCGAACCCCCTGCCGCCTTAGATCGTCTCGCGCAACTGTTCGACCTGTCGGCTTTCGAGCGCGACTTGCTGATACTTTGTGCTGGATTGGAATTTGACGGAAGCTGGGGTTCTTTGTGCGCTCGCGCTCAAGGGAATTCACACAAAACATATCCGACGTTGAGTTTGGCGCTGGCGGTCTTGCCGGAGGCGAACTGGGCGGCGCTGACTCCGGCGGCACCGTTGCGGCGTTGGCGGCTGATCGAAATCGGTGCGGGTCACGCCCTGACGGCGAGTCCGTTACGAATTGACGAGCGCATTCTGCACTACCTCGCCGGGATCGAGCAGGGGGAGGAACGGTTGGTGGGCATTGCCCAAGAGTTACCGTCTGCCGGGGCTTTGGTGCCGTCTCATCAAGAGATTGCCCGTCAGATGGCGATCGCCTGGATGAGTGCATCTCAGGAAGGGCGGCGCTTGCCGATTTTGCAGTTGTGCGGTGCGGACAGTTCGACGAAGCGGGCGATCGCCGTCCGCACTTGTGAGGATTTGGGGTTGAAGTTGCACGCGATCGCGGCGGATGCGTTGCCGAACGAGATGGCGCAGTTAAACTTAATTCGCTGTTTGTGCGAGCGAGAATGGTTGCTCGGCGATCGTGCCTTGACGATCGAGTGCGATCGTGTCGATCTCCAGGAATGGACAAAGGAAGGGGCGATCGCCCGCTTTATCGAAGCCTTAGACTGTCCGGTCATCCTCAGCAGTCGCGATCGCTTCTGCGGTCTCAACGCACCGTTAATGAGCTTCGACATTTACCCGCCCAGTTACGACGAGCAGCGCGTCCTCTGGCGGACCGTCTTAGGCGAAACCCTGCCCGAACCCAACGGAGGGATCGAACATCTGATCTCTCACTTTACCCTGACCTCCGATGGGATTCAATCCGCCTATTTGAAAGCGCGCAGCCTCGATCGCCACTCCGGCGAGGACGACGGCGATCGTGGCGATCGGTTTCAACAGCAATTGTGGCAGGTCTGCCGGGTGCAAGCCCGTCCCCGACTCGACGAACTCGCCCAACGGATCGACTCGGCAGCCACTTGGGACGACCTGATCCTCCCGGACAAAGAACGGAAAGTGCTACGGGAGATCGCGGCTCACGTGCGACAGCGTGCCAAAGTATACGAAACCTGGGGATTTGCCAGCAAAAGCAGACGCGGACTCGGGATCGGCGCCCTATTTGCGGGAGCGAGTGGTACGGGAAAGACGATGGCGGCGGAAGTGCTAGCGGGAGAGCTAAAGTTAGATGTCTATCGCATCGACCTCAGTAGTGTGGTCAGCAAGTATATTGGCGAAACCGAGAAGAATTTACGGCGGGTGTTCGACGCGGCGGAAGGTGGCGGCGCGATCTTGTTATTTGACGAAGCCGATGCCTTATTCGGCAAGCGATCGGAAGTGAAAGACTCTCACGATCGCCACGCCAACATCGAAGTAAGTTACTTATTGCAACGCATGGAAGCGTATCGAGGCTTAGCCATTTTAACCACGAATTTGAAAAGTTCTCTCGACCAAGCTTTTTTGCGTCGTCTGCGTTTTGTCGTTCAATTTCCCTTTCCCGATGCCAACCAACGGGCTGAAATTTGGCAGCGTATTTTTCCGAGAGAAACGCCCACAGAAGGACTCGATTTTGTCAAATTATCCCGCTTGAGTGTCGCCGGGGGGAACATTCGTAATATTGCACTCAATGCCGCTTTTCTGGCGGCGGAAGCCAACGAACCCGTAAGAATGCAGCATCTTTTACAGGCGGCAAAAAGTGAATATACGAAAATGGAAAGACCGCTTACCGATGTAGAAGTTAAGGGGTGGGTTTAG
- a CDS encoding substrate-binding domain-containing protein encodes MAKKSFKDLAKTARQKEVSRAVGFVGFVKSSVLMRAVNLIPTRMRWMVPFLSEYLKEIPTPSVEEMKGKVSDRLKGKPGVETDREQLPPELQETAGLYIPQQVKLYYQHYRCERGNPLECPWTQKTLDEQPKAKYCLRCGFPTLLAPETQIRGSRGVYEIEKFVRSRGMGRIYRAIRLSDRQAVAIKEYLLPKQYFNSLEERQTKEMFMRLAGLSLADGRVQDFRLVDPIEAIADPKEERCYLVTPAHLDMAPTLATYLAETGALTNAQVWQILDRILQSLEFLHTQKFRLRSGLIQEGIVHGNINLDSLIILPDWQGFFIYLCDLALWEYRFIPPASQIPTSSPLKDLADLGKVAFYLLAGRTIDPETNEHLDPRLDRNWPADVTPELKQFIERAIGVNAVAFPNVEAARIALLKIPFQRGIVSTQAREEIEAVEEISSEKEAKKGDRQWQKRLPFLILGTAGLLLLFLLIWVAIARSKQKNIEEENGVICCIEEVAGVPDGNFTYTGEKQGNWSYILTQENLIQKGKSLDESLAEDKPKFELNYRPKESISQAIGAIRSKQADFGIMSLPSVEKFAKDSLYTELGYQTIAYDGLVVFVSFSYARRDRSIPAALNGSLTIEQLQKLYTGKIRNWQELGGPNLPVRLYIPADGEAIEIFKQRVLPEESAQISFDRLRQSQQDSTSFTIEEPQLLQLPTFEILRSIIRDFEGEEIGSIGFGTLSKIFGQCSIYPLAISQGDRAPISPLVERDNEGITPETDLCNNKGSYRYNVNAFVRGQYPLAYPVVVVYPRDNSRVPAGPKFAEMLSTVEAQRLLSQTGLIPVQPLPE; translated from the coding sequence ATGGCTAAAAAATCATTCAAAGACTTGGCCAAAACTGCACGCCAAAAAGAAGTCAGTCGGGCGGTTGGATTTGTTGGCTTTGTTAAAAGCAGTGTATTGATGCGGGCGGTCAACCTCATTCCCACGAGAATGCGGTGGATGGTTCCTTTTTTGAGTGAATATCTCAAAGAGATTCCCACTCCTAGTGTAGAAGAAATGAAAGGGAAAGTGAGCGATCGCCTCAAAGGGAAACCGGGCGTTGAAACAGATCGCGAACAACTGCCCCCAGAGTTGCAAGAAACGGCGGGATTATATATTCCGCAACAAGTCAAACTTTACTACCAACATTATCGATGCGAACGGGGCAATCCGTTAGAGTGTCCGTGGACTCAAAAAACCCTCGACGAACAACCGAAAGCGAAATATTGTCTTCGCTGTGGATTTCCTACCTTGTTAGCCCCGGAAACACAAATTCGTGGGAGTCGAGGGGTTTATGAAATTGAAAAATTCGTGCGATCGCGAGGAATGGGGCGGATTTATCGGGCGATTCGTTTGAGCGATCGTCAAGCGGTGGCGATTAAAGAATATTTGTTACCAAAACAGTATTTTAATAGCCTCGAAGAACGCCAAACCAAAGAAATGTTTATGCGGTTGGCGGGATTGAGTTTAGCCGATGGTAGAGTCCAAGATTTTCGCCTCGTCGATCCGATCGAGGCGATCGCCGATCCGAAGGAAGAACGGTGTTATTTAGTCACTCCCGCCCATTTGGATATGGCGCCGACTCTCGCCACTTATCTCGCCGAAACTGGGGCATTAACGAACGCTCAAGTCTGGCAAATTCTCGATCGTATCTTGCAGAGTTTGGAGTTCCTCCACACGCAAAAGTTTCGCTTACGTTCTGGTTTAATTCAAGAAGGTATAGTCCACGGAAATATCAACTTAGACAGTTTAATTATTCTACCGGACTGGCAGGGATTTTTTATCTATTTATGTGATTTAGCTTTGTGGGAATATCGGTTTATTCCCCCTGCCTCTCAAATTCCGACCTCTTCCCCCCTAAAAGATTTAGCCGATCTCGGCAAAGTGGCCTTTTATTTATTAGCAGGACGGACGATCGATCCGGAAACTAACGAACATCTCGATCCGAGACTCGATCGAAATTGGCCTGCGGATGTCACCCCGGAATTAAAACAGTTTATCGAACGAGCGATCGGCGTCAATGCCGTTGCTTTCCCCAATGTAGAAGCCGCACGAATTGCATTATTAAAAATTCCTTTTCAACGAGGAATAGTCTCCACACAAGCGCGAGAAGAGATTGAAGCAGTTGAAGAGATAAGTTCGGAGAAAGAAGCAAAAAAAGGCGATCGTCAATGGCAAAAAAGGTTACCTTTTTTAATTTTAGGAACGGCGGGACTTCTATTACTATTTTTGTTAATATGGGTGGCGATCGCGCGTAGCAAACAAAAAAATATTGAAGAGGAAAACGGCGTTATTTGCTGCATTGAGGAAGTGGCAGGGGTTCCCGATGGTAACTTTACTTATACCGGAGAAAAACAAGGAAACTGGAGTTATATTTTAACTCAAGAAAATTTAATTCAAAAAGGTAAAAGTTTGGACGAAAGCTTGGCAGAAGACAAGCCAAAATTTGAATTGAATTATCGACCGAAAGAGTCTATTTCGCAAGCGATCGGCGCGATTCGGTCGAAACAGGCCGATTTTGGAATTATGAGTTTGCCGAGTGTAGAAAAATTCGCAAAAGACAGTCTCTATACAGAATTAGGATATCAAACAATCGCCTACGATGGTTTAGTCGTTTTTGTTAGTTTTAGTTATGCACGCCGCGATCGCAGTATTCCGGCAGCCCTCAACGGGAGTTTGACAATCGAACAACTGCAAAAACTATATACGGGAAAAATTAGAAATTGGCAGGAACTCGGCGGACCGAATTTACCCGTCCGACTCTACATTCCCGCAGATGGAGAGGCGATCGAGATTTTTAAACAGCGTGTTTTGCCAGAAGAATCGGCACAAATTTCCTTCGATCGCCTCCGCCAATCCCAGCAAGATTCGACGAGTTTCACGATCGAAGAACCGCAGTTGTTACAGTTGCCTACTTTTGAGATTTTACGATCCATTATCCGCGATTTTGAGGGTGAAGAAATCGGGAGTATAGGATTTGGGACATTGAGTAAAATTTTCGGTCAATGCTCGATTTATCCCTTAGCCATTTCGCAAGGAGATCGCGCGCCAATCTCGCCATTAGTTGAAAGAGATAACGAAGGAATTACACCAGAAACCGACTTATGCAACAACAAAGGAAGTTATCGTTATAATGTTAATGCGTTTGTTCGAGGTCAGTATCCGTTAGCCTATCCGGTTGTCGTCGTTTACCCGCGAGATAACAGTCGGGTACCTGCCGGACCGAAATTTGCCGAAATGCTGTCTACAGTAGAAGCACAACGGTTGTTAAGTCAGACGGGATTGATTCCCGTGCAACCCTTACCGGAATAA